In a genomic window of Erigeron canadensis isolate Cc75 chromosome 5, C_canadensis_v1, whole genome shotgun sequence:
- the LOC122598852 gene encoding autophagy-related protein 18b — protein MSETSSSDDTSSSNPILCASFNQDNSCFVIGTKDGFRIFDSNSGTLLYDKVIGAFVIVEMLFSSSLLAIVGAGEQASLSPRRLCLFNTETGTAFREMNFITSILAVFLNRKRLIVVLQAQTFIYDINSLVILDTIDTVPNLKGICAFSPNLDGCFLALPASTTKGSVLVYNAMDLHSHCEIDAHRSPLAAIVFSSNGMYMATASEQGTIIRVHSVSEATKSYSFRRGTYPSTVFSLSFGPSIGLPDVLLATSSAGSVHAFFLGLAIDQRSRRSGTFLGSIIPNSVGDALNATHHVFHNAVAPGVKSYAVIRKVDKAADASPSKSTPCRATISIITYNGYFLEYFLSINHRNESTWTLEREFNLLTAISEGAANSS, from the exons ATGTCAGAAACAAGTAGTAGTGATGATACTTCCTCTTCAAATCCAATTTTGTGTGCTTCTTTTAATCAAGATAACAg TTGCTTTGTGATTGGGACAAAAGATGGTTTCAGAATATTTGATTCTAATTCAGGCACACTTTTATATGATAAAG TTATTGGAGCGTTTGTTATTGTTGAAATGCTTTTCAGCTCTAGTCTTCTTGCCATTGTTGGAGCTGGTGAACAG GCATCTTTATCTCCCAGGCGTTTATGCTTGTTCAATACTGAAACTGGAACTGCTTTCCGGGAAATGAATTTCATAACTTCAATTCTTGCTGtatttttaaatagaaaaag GCTGATAGTGGTTTTGCAAGCACAGACATTCATATATGACATAAACAGTCTGGTTATCTTAGACACGATCGACACGGTACCGAATCTGAAAG GAATTTGCGCATTTTCTCCAAACTTGGATGGGTGCTTTCTAGCTCTTCCAGCTAGCACCACAAAAGGGTCTGTTTTAGTCTACAACGCTATGGATCTGCATTCACACTGTGAG ATAGACGCTCATCGCTCGCCTTTAGCTGCAATAGTATTTTCTTCAAACGGGATGTACATGGCAACAGCATCCGAGCAGGGGACTATAATCAGGGTTCATTCTGTTTCTGAAGCAACTAAG TCTTATAGTTTCCGAAGGGGAACATACCCATCAACTGTATTTTCCTTGTCATTTGGGCCGTCAATTGGACTTCCGGATGTTCTTTTAGCTACAAGCTCTGCAGGATCTGTTCATGCTTTTTTTCTTGGGTTGGCTATAGATCAAAG AAGTAGAAGGTCAGGTACCTTTCTTGGATCAATTATCCCAAATTCTGTTGGCGATGCACTTAATGCAACTCATCATGTTTTTCATAATGCTGTTGCACCCGGAGTAAAGAG TTATGCAGTGATTCGGAAGGTTGACAAAGCTGCTGATGCGTCCCCATCTAAATCTACACCTTGCAG agCAACAATATCTATAATTACATACAATGGATACTTTCTGGAATACTTCCTAAGTATAAACCATCGGAATGAGTCTACCTGGACGTTAGAGCGAGAATTTAACCTGTTAACAGCAATTTCTGAAGGGGCCGCCAACTCATCGTGA